A genomic segment from Polyangium mundeleinium encodes:
- a CDS encoding plastocyanin/azurin family copper-binding protein, with protein sequence MKMQNAKILTGAVLAAAGLVSFASGCELIASVDRSQIEQTGSGGSGGGTGGMGGVGGGTGGMGGVGGGTGGMGGVGGGTGGMGGVGGGTGGMGGVGGMGGGGMGGMGGAGGMGGAGGMGGAGGMGGAGGMGGAGGMGGAGGMGGAGGMGGAGGMGGAGGMGGAGGMGGTGGAGGGSAVCTTPADCPTPSNECEQATCTNGMCGVEATMAGTPTSAQTAGDCKSQVCDGLGATTFENDDMDLPDDGKSCTTDACSNGLPEYIPLAEGSMCMESGGKVCNAAGSCVGCNVDGDCTNGDTCVENQCVASVVNGCTLAGADDLTAQTATTVTFSGLSYNPKCIKVKAGTVVTFSGNFASHPLQGGEVANGTATPAASGPFVPVTNSGSTKDFTLSTPGTYPFYCVPHATLGMNGAVFVVP encoded by the coding sequence ATGAAGATGCAGAATGCAAAAATCCTGACCGGCGCCGTGCTTGCGGCCGCGGGGCTCGTTTCCTTCGCTTCGGGCTGCGAGCTCATCGCGAGCGTGGATCGCTCGCAGATCGAACAGACGGGCTCCGGGGGCTCGGGCGGCGGGACCGGCGGCATGGGCGGCGTCGGCGGCGGGACCGGCGGCATGGGCGGTGTCGGCGGCGGGACCGGCGGCATGGGCGGTGTCGGCGGCGGGACCGGCGGCATGGGCGGTGTCGGCGGCGGGACCGGCGGCATGGGCGGTGTCGGGGGTATGGGCGGCGGCGGCATGGGCGGCATGGGCGGCGCCGGTGGAATGGGCGGCGCCGGTGGAATGGGCGGTGCCGGTGGAATGGGCGGCGCCGGTGGAATGGGCGGTGCCGGTGGAATGGGCGGTGCCGGTGGAATGGGCGGTGCCGGTGGAATGGGCGGCGCCGGTGGAATGGGCGGCGCCGGTGGAATGGGCGGCGCCGGTGGAATGGGCGGCACGGGCGGCGCTGGGGGCGGCAGCGCTGTTTGCACCACGCCGGCCGACTGCCCGACCCCGTCAAACGAGTGCGAGCAGGCGACGTGCACGAATGGCATGTGCGGCGTCGAGGCCACGATGGCCGGCACGCCGACCTCGGCGCAAACGGCCGGCGACTGCAAGTCGCAAGTTTGCGACGGCCTCGGCGCCACGACGTTCGAGAACGACGACATGGACCTCCCGGACGACGGGAAGTCCTGCACGACGGACGCCTGCAGCAATGGTTTGCCCGAGTATATCCCCTTGGCGGAGGGGAGCATGTGCATGGAGTCCGGCGGCAAGGTCTGCAACGCCGCGGGCTCGTGCGTCGGGTGCAACGTCGACGGCGATTGCACGAACGGCGACACGTGCGTCGAAAACCAGTGCGTGGCGAGTGTCGTCAATGGCTGCACGCTGGCAGGGGCGGATGACCTCACGGCCCAGACGGCGACAACGGTGACGTTCAGCGGCCTTTCCTACAACCCGAAGTGCATCAAGGTGAAGGCGGGGACGGTCGTGACGTTTTCGGGCAACTTCGCCAGCCATCCGTTGCAGGGCGGCGAGGTCGCGAACGGCACGGCCACGCCCGCGGCGAGTGGCCCCTTCGTCCCGGTGACGAATTCGGGCAGCACGAAGGACTTCACGCTGTCGACGCCGGGCACGTATCCGTTCTACTGCGTGCCGCACGCGACGCTCGGCATGAACGGCGCGGTGTTCGTCGTTCCGTGA
- a CDS encoding PAS domain-containing sensor histidine kinase encodes MTLNRPPRAQCSYPARTGPPSDESRASRNCTMLARSKHQERRQPPRAGAEGRDGKASGQTASRTGEPDFRALFESAPECYLVVDPSFTLVAASDAFLRTRLVSREAILGRNLFDVFPDNPDDPNATGSRNLRASLERVFATGTPDTMAVQKYDIRRPASEGGGFTERYYSPTNTPVFDEKGNVTHVVHRGEDVTEFMLLKKLGGEQSRIVEEERTRAHRMEEELYHRAQEIQRANEQLRIANEKLSRLDELKTRFFSNVSHEFRTPLTLMLGPVEELLHGAHGLLHDEQRREIEVVRRNARRLLKLVNTLLDFSRIEAARLQVAYEPTDLAAFTAELATMFRSVIERAGLAYVVDCPPLPASLHRPRNVGEDRPQPDLERLQIHV; translated from the coding sequence ATGACGCTGAATCGCCCGCCCCGCGCGCAATGTTCGTACCCGGCGCGCACGGGGCCGCCGAGCGACGAATCACGAGCGTCGCGAAACTGCACCATGTTAGCGCGATCCAAGCACCAGGAGCGACGGCAGCCCCCGCGAGCGGGCGCCGAAGGGAGGGACGGGAAGGCCTCCGGGCAAACGGCTTCCCGAACGGGCGAGCCCGATTTTCGCGCGCTCTTCGAGTCCGCGCCCGAGTGTTACCTGGTGGTCGACCCGAGCTTCACTCTCGTCGCCGCGAGCGACGCTTTCCTGCGCACGAGGCTGGTCTCGCGCGAGGCGATCCTCGGCCGCAACCTGTTCGACGTCTTTCCCGATAACCCGGACGATCCGAACGCCACAGGTTCACGCAACCTTCGCGCCTCGCTGGAGCGCGTCTTCGCGACCGGGACCCCCGACACGATGGCCGTGCAGAAGTACGACATTCGCCGGCCAGCGTCGGAGGGCGGGGGCTTCACGGAGCGGTACTACAGCCCGACGAATACCCCGGTCTTCGACGAGAAGGGAAACGTCACGCACGTCGTTCACCGCGGCGAGGACGTGACCGAGTTCATGCTCCTGAAGAAGCTCGGCGGCGAGCAGAGCCGGATCGTGGAGGAGGAGCGGACGCGGGCGCACCGGATGGAGGAGGAGCTCTACCACCGCGCGCAGGAGATCCAGCGGGCCAACGAGCAATTACGTATTGCGAACGAAAAGCTCAGCCGATTGGACGAGCTCAAGACCCGCTTCTTCTCCAACGTGAGCCACGAGTTCCGCACGCCGCTCACGCTGATGCTCGGCCCGGTCGAGGAGCTCCTCCACGGCGCGCACGGCCTGCTGCACGACGAGCAGCGACGCGAAATCGAGGTCGTCCGGCGCAATGCGCGGCGCCTGCTCAAGCTCGTCAATACATTGCTCGATTTCTCCCGGATCGAGGCGGCGCGCCTGCAGGTAGCCTACGAGCCGACCGATCTTGCGGCCTTCACCGCGGAGCTCGCGACGATGTTCCGCTCGGTCATCGAGCGCGCGGGGCTCGCGTACGTCGTCGATTGCCCCCCGCTCCCGGCCAGTCTACATCGACCGCGAAATGTGGGAGAAGATCGTCCTCAACCTGATCTCGAACGCCTTCAAATTCACGTTTGA
- a CDS encoding ATP-binding protein, with protein sequence MWEKIVLNLISNAFKFTFEGTIEVAVRWAGDRVKFSVRDTGTGIAEEELPRLFERFHRVQRARGRTFEGSGIGLALVRELVGFHKGTVSVTSTVGQGSTFTVSLPAGAAHLPAERIGVERELGLSATNAAAFVEEAAHWIDAPARVETERPPPARPAPAGIRAHILLAEDNVDMQRYIRRLLEHHHDVEVVGDGIEALTHARAQVPDLILTDVMMPGLDGFALVRALRADPRTQAVPVVMLSARASESARVEGAEFGADDYLVKPFSPRELLARVDARIELSRLRRQVAQETERLRESEQRFRTLADTAPVAIWMGDASGACEYMSAAWLRLTGQTQEQTLGLGWVTPIHPEDRQRVAQTFATAAAVGEPFTLEYRLKVADGSYRWVLDYGAPRRSEDGNFLGFIGSCTDITERKQAEQMQVEADRRKDEFLAMLAHELRNPLAPMRTALHIIRARQANAATDRHLQILERQTDNLARLVDDLLDVSRLTRGKIELRKERLDISTVVARAVDATRGLIEGRHHTLTVELPDEPVPVFADAVRLEQILVNLLTNAAKYTDPGGHIDLRVTRMGAQVEISVHDDGVGIAPHMLDRVWHIFEQVERTLDRAQGGLGIGLSIVRHLVEMHGGTVEARSPGLGHGSTFLVWLPLAPEEPARASTVPALPATILPTNHRNAGRRLRVLVVDDNIDAAGMIGELVREHGHEVRVVHDGLTALTAAGEQRPDVVFLDIGLPGMDGYEVARRLRASGHCPAELVALTGYGQESDRRQTAAAGFTQHLVKPAHPDEVLGLLDAVSAAAD encoded by the coding sequence ATGTGGGAGAAGATCGTCCTCAACCTGATCTCGAACGCCTTCAAATTCACGTTTGAAGGCACGATCGAGGTCGCGGTGCGCTGGGCAGGCGATCGTGTGAAGTTCTCGGTCCGCGACACCGGCACGGGCATCGCCGAGGAGGAGCTGCCGCGTCTCTTCGAGCGGTTCCATCGCGTGCAGCGGGCGCGCGGGCGCACATTCGAAGGCTCCGGCATCGGCCTCGCGCTCGTCCGCGAGCTCGTGGGGTTTCACAAAGGCACGGTCTCCGTCACGAGCACCGTCGGGCAAGGCAGCACGTTCACGGTCAGCCTTCCGGCCGGCGCGGCGCACTTGCCCGCCGAGCGCATCGGCGTCGAGCGCGAGCTCGGGCTCTCGGCGACGAACGCCGCCGCCTTCGTGGAGGAAGCGGCGCACTGGATCGATGCGCCCGCGCGGGTCGAGACGGAGCGCCCGCCGCCCGCGCGCCCCGCGCCCGCGGGCATCCGCGCCCACATCCTGCTCGCCGAGGACAACGTCGACATGCAGCGCTACATCCGCCGCCTGCTCGAACACCACCACGACGTCGAGGTGGTCGGAGACGGGATCGAAGCGCTCACCCACGCCCGCGCCCAGGTGCCCGATCTGATCCTCACGGACGTGATGATGCCGGGCCTCGACGGCTTCGCCCTCGTCCGCGCGCTGCGCGCCGATCCGCGGACGCAGGCCGTGCCTGTGGTGATGCTCTCGGCACGCGCCAGCGAGTCGGCGCGCGTGGAGGGGGCCGAGTTCGGCGCGGACGATTACCTGGTCAAACCCTTCTCGCCGCGGGAATTGCTGGCGCGGGTCGACGCGCGGATCGAACTGTCGCGTCTGCGCCGGCAGGTGGCGCAGGAGACCGAACGCCTGCGTGAGAGCGAGCAGCGCTTCCGCACGCTGGCCGACACGGCGCCCGTCGCCATCTGGATGGGCGACGCGTCTGGGGCGTGCGAATACATGAGCGCCGCCTGGCTGCGGCTTACGGGTCAGACGCAGGAACAAACGCTCGGCCTGGGCTGGGTCACTCCGATCCACCCCGAAGATCGCCAGCGTGTCGCGCAGACCTTCGCCACCGCGGCGGCCGTCGGCGAACCCTTCACGCTCGAGTATCGCTTGAAGGTCGCCGACGGATCGTACCGGTGGGTCCTCGATTACGGCGCCCCGCGACGGAGCGAGGATGGGAACTTCCTCGGCTTCATCGGCTCCTGCACCGACATCACCGAGCGCAAGCAGGCCGAGCAGATGCAAGTCGAGGCGGATCGGCGCAAAGACGAATTCCTCGCAATGCTCGCGCACGAGCTCCGTAACCCCCTCGCGCCCATGCGGACGGCGCTGCACATCATCCGGGCGCGGCAGGCAAACGCGGCGACCGATCGGCACCTTCAGATCCTCGAACGCCAAACCGACAACCTCGCGCGCCTCGTCGACGACCTGCTCGACGTCTCACGCCTGACCCGAGGCAAAATCGAGCTCCGCAAGGAGCGGCTCGACATCAGCACCGTGGTCGCGCGCGCTGTGGACGCGACGCGCGGGCTCATCGAGGGGCGGCACCACACGCTCACGGTCGAGCTCCCGGACGAGCCCGTGCCCGTCTTCGCGGACGCCGTTCGCCTGGAGCAGATCCTCGTCAATCTGCTCACGAACGCGGCGAAATACACCGATCCAGGCGGGCACATCGATCTGCGCGTCACGCGAATGGGCGCGCAGGTGGAGATCAGCGTGCACGACGACGGCGTGGGGATCGCGCCGCACATGCTCGACCGGGTGTGGCACATCTTCGAGCAAGTGGAGCGCACGCTCGATCGGGCCCAGGGCGGGCTCGGGATCGGGCTCTCCATCGTGCGACACCTGGTCGAGATGCACGGCGGGACCGTGGAGGCGCGGAGCCCCGGCCTCGGCCACGGCAGCACGTTCCTCGTGTGGCTGCCCCTCGCGCCCGAGGAGCCGGCGCGCGCCTCGACGGTGCCTGCGCTTCCGGCGACGATCCTCCCGACAAACCATCGAAATGCAGGCCGGAGGCTCCGTGTCCTCGTGGTGGACGACAATATCGACGCCGCGGGTATGATCGGCGAGCTCGTGCGGGAGCACGGCCACGAGGTGCGGGTCGTCCACGACGGGCTCACCGCGCTCACGGCCGCGGGCGAGCAGCGCCCCGACGTCGTCTTCCTCGACATCGGATTGCCCGGCATGGATGGCTACGAGGTCGCCCGGCGCCTGCGCGCCTCGGGTCATTGCCCGGCCGAGCTCGTCGCGCTCACCGGGTATGGACAGGAGTCGGACCGCCGGCAGACCGCGGCGGCCGGCTTCACGCAGCACCTCGTGAAGCCAGCCCATCCCGACGAGGTCCTGGGTCTGCTCGACGCGGTCTCGGCCGCCGCTGATTGA
- a CDS encoding PAS domain-containing protein — MATHDGAPASFSIHPDLLLSVLDDATALVDGRGRVRLTNPRMDRLFASEEGTRFLPFFERHGAFRLLPTSVLEGAALGAARGIEDVLAGARERLELDLGAPGSSLLAIACAVDGGRGALVRVRLRTAEEEHRARCAEVVEAMQLGLYVYRLEESQGGEAGLRCVYGNPAAEQLTQRPTSKFVGKLLDEVSSVPRQRGLIDRYVEVVHEKKTVDIDYTTTDAKTGKDAAWAIKAFPLSGQCVGSIFEDVTKQRETEQSLRSTSQFLDSILDNIPMMIFIKDAKDLRYIHINKYMEEQFTSPIGSWLGHTDHDIFPKETAAEFIEADRAVFGGRVIVDIPEETVPTYGTGVRVCHTRKIPLYDEAGEPLFLIGMSEDITDRKSAEDAKRRELVLLETQTKLMELIRQLSTPLLPLAKGVLVAPLVGQMDEARGQHFMEALLAGIQHHQAETVLIDITGVPSIDASVAEQLLRATRAAGLLGTETALVGVSPDVARTIVDLGVDFGALVTYADLRAGMRGAEEARRRRLAAKAGKGQGRPSPRT, encoded by the coding sequence ATGGCAACCCACGACGGAGCGCCAGCCTCGTTCTCGATCCACCCGGATCTCCTGCTTTCGGTCCTCGATGACGCGACCGCGCTGGTCGACGGCCGCGGCCGCGTTCGGCTCACGAACCCGCGTATGGACCGTCTCTTCGCCTCCGAGGAGGGCACGCGCTTCCTGCCGTTCTTCGAGCGCCATGGCGCGTTCCGGCTCTTGCCGACGAGCGTGCTCGAAGGCGCGGCGCTCGGGGCCGCGAGGGGGATCGAGGACGTGCTCGCAGGGGCGCGCGAGCGGCTCGAGCTCGACCTCGGGGCCCCGGGCAGCTCGCTCCTCGCGATTGCATGTGCCGTCGACGGCGGTCGGGGCGCGCTCGTGCGGGTGCGCCTGCGTACGGCCGAGGAGGAACACCGAGCGCGTTGTGCCGAGGTGGTCGAGGCCATGCAGCTCGGGCTCTACGTCTACCGGCTGGAAGAATCGCAAGGGGGCGAGGCGGGGCTGCGCTGCGTGTACGGCAACCCCGCCGCCGAGCAGCTCACGCAGCGGCCCACGTCGAAGTTCGTGGGAAAGCTGCTCGACGAGGTCTCCAGCGTTCCGCGGCAAAGGGGGCTCATCGATCGGTACGTCGAGGTGGTCCACGAGAAAAAGACCGTGGATATCGATTACACGACGACGGACGCAAAGACGGGCAAGGACGCTGCCTGGGCGATCAAGGCCTTCCCGCTGTCGGGGCAATGCGTGGGCTCGATCTTCGAGGACGTCACGAAACAACGGGAGACCGAGCAATCGCTCCGGAGCACGTCGCAGTTCCTCGACTCGATCCTCGACAACATCCCGATGATGATCTTCATCAAGGATGCGAAGGATCTGCGGTACATCCACATCAACAAGTACATGGAGGAGCAGTTCACGTCGCCGATCGGGAGCTGGCTCGGCCATACCGATCACGATATTTTTCCGAAGGAGACCGCCGCCGAGTTCATCGAGGCGGACCGGGCGGTCTTCGGGGGCCGGGTCATCGTGGACATCCCCGAGGAGACCGTCCCGACCTATGGCACGGGCGTGCGCGTCTGCCATACCCGCAAGATCCCGCTTTACGATGAAGCAGGGGAGCCGCTCTTCCTCATTGGAATGAGCGAGGACATCACGGATCGGAAATCGGCCGAGGACGCGAAGCGGCGGGAGCTCGTGCTCCTGGAGACGCAGACGAAGCTGATGGAGCTCATCCGGCAGCTCTCGACGCCGCTCTTGCCGCTGGCGAAGGGCGTGCTCGTGGCGCCGCTCGTGGGGCAGATGGACGAGGCGCGGGGGCAGCATTTCATGGAGGCGCTGCTCGCGGGCATTCAGCATCATCAGGCGGAGACGGTGCTCATCGACATCACGGGCGTGCCTTCGATCGACGCGTCCGTGGCCGAGCAGCTCCTCCGGGCCACGCGCGCGGCAGGCCTGCTCGGCACGGAGACCGCGCTCGTGGGGGTGTCGCCGGACGTGGCGCGCACGATCGTGGACCTCGGGGTCGATTTCGGCGCGCTCGTGACGTACGCGGACCTCCGGGCGGGCATGCGGGGGGCGGAGGAGGCGAGGCGCCGCCGGCTCGCCGCGAAGGCAGGTAAGGGTCAGGGTCGGCCGAGCCCGAGGACGTGA
- a CDS encoding carotenoid oxygenase family protein yields the protein MGLVEDLLLALDKKRPRPRSFRPNPYLEGNFAPVGRESDAPSLEVLQGEVPRALRGTLYRMSPGPRFEPPNPDLYHWFDGDGMIDAFVLADGRVSHKNRWVRTEKLALEERAGQALYGGIRDLAQSTTIEGWLALGFSGQELITLQAQALLGKGPSHEQFERILRAVDRSNTSIQRMAGRLLTLVEGSAAHEIDPVTLATTGRFDFGGAVQPGKGGMVAHPKIEPGTETIYTFGYWGGRGGLTYHVFGKDGSSRLSRDIEAPFPSMMHDFSVTETRAVFYHLPAVFRVDDMKSTNTVRWQPSRGARIGVVLRDDPAAPVRWYEIPPCYVFHPMNAFDDGNAVVLDIVRYPRLPLFDPGGETLNPRIEEYPPGLLVRLRLDLDTGRISETVLDDAPCEFPVVDPRFATRRHRYGWVAARLAPTCGRGIMNAIGRVDFETGEVRYRNLGRSTYTNEALFLPRDEQAPEGDGYLITTVYHADEGTSDLLILDAANVDAEPVAVVRARQRVPFGFHGTWVPASA from the coding sequence ATGGGCCTCGTCGAAGACCTCCTCCTCGCGCTCGACAAGAAGAGGCCGAGGCCCCGTTCGTTCCGGCCAAACCCTTACCTCGAAGGCAATTTCGCGCCGGTGGGCCGGGAGAGTGATGCGCCGTCGCTCGAGGTCCTCCAGGGCGAGGTCCCGCGCGCGCTCCGCGGCACGCTCTATCGCATGAGCCCCGGCCCCCGGTTCGAGCCGCCGAACCCGGATCTTTACCATTGGTTCGACGGCGACGGCATGATCGACGCCTTCGTGCTCGCGGACGGCCGCGTCTCCCACAAGAATCGCTGGGTCCGCACGGAAAAACTCGCCCTCGAAGAGCGCGCGGGGCAAGCGCTGTACGGCGGGATCCGCGACCTCGCCCAGTCGACGACGATCGAGGGCTGGCTCGCGCTCGGCTTCTCCGGGCAGGAGCTGATCACCCTCCAAGCGCAGGCGCTCCTTGGAAAAGGGCCGAGCCACGAGCAATTCGAACGCATCTTGCGCGCCGTCGACCGCAGCAACACGAGCATCCAGCGAATGGCGGGCCGGCTGCTCACGCTCGTCGAGGGCTCGGCCGCGCACGAGATCGACCCGGTCACGCTGGCGACGACGGGCCGCTTCGATTTCGGCGGCGCCGTGCAACCCGGCAAGGGAGGCATGGTCGCGCACCCCAAGATCGAGCCGGGCACGGAGACGATTTACACGTTCGGCTACTGGGGCGGCCGCGGCGGGCTCACGTACCACGTGTTCGGCAAGGATGGCTCTTCGCGCCTCTCGCGGGACATCGAGGCGCCGTTCCCCTCGATGATGCACGATTTCAGCGTGACCGAGACCCGCGCCGTCTTTTATCACCTGCCGGCCGTGTTCCGCGTGGACGACATGAAGAGCACGAACACGGTCCGCTGGCAGCCCTCGCGCGGCGCGCGGATCGGCGTGGTTTTACGCGACGACCCCGCAGCGCCCGTGCGCTGGTACGAGATCCCGCCCTGTTACGTCTTCCATCCGATGAACGCGTTCGACGACGGGAATGCAGTCGTCCTCGACATCGTCCGCTACCCGCGTTTGCCGCTCTTCGATCCGGGCGGCGAGACCTTGAACCCGCGTATCGAGGAATATCCGCCGGGCCTGCTCGTGCGGCTCCGGCTCGACCTCGACACCGGCCGCATCAGCGAAACGGTGCTCGACGACGCGCCCTGCGAGTTCCCCGTCGTCGACCCGCGGTTCGCGACACGCCGCCATCGATACGGCTGGGTCGCGGCGCGCCTCGCCCCGACGTGCGGCCGGGGCATCATGAATGCGATCGGCCGCGTCGATTTCGAGACCGGCGAGGTTCGATATCGCAACCTCGGCCGCTCGACCTACACGAACGAGGCGTTGTTCCTCCCGCGCGACGAACAAGCGCCGGAGGGCGACGGGTATCTGATCACCACGGTCTACCACGCCGACGAGGGCACGAGTGATCTCCTGATCCTCGACGCGGCGAACGTCGACGCCGAGCCCGTCGCCGTGGTCCGCGCCCGCCAGCGCGTCCCGTTCGGCTTTCACGGCACGTGGGTCCCCGCGTCGGCCTGA
- a CDS encoding FG-GAP repeat domain-containing protein — protein MRRRFAFLVLSSSAAALLAALGQGCGDGGSSSGGAGAASGSTTGTGGMGGSSSSGTGGDDTLFDAGSCPTGEACDGGVCAGGVCCAVDLACGDACCGGGQVCSFQKCVTPGASCAESGDCAAGEYCEFSLGDPQGTDGGVDAGCMGGAQVPSGKCLPKPPTCALGMPAPNPGDPLTCLESCQYKPVASTFAPELKFAWGGQLVAPFSTDVMMSPIVIELDDDDCDGKITAKDIPEIVFTTFTGGAYGGAGILHAISVVGGQVVEKWTAPGIHPTKQLAAGNIDGAAGNEVVACAEGADAGVRALKGDGSLLWTTPPMRCFMPAVADLDGDGTVEVVVEGGILDGATGAVKASFSTELSSSFVVSDVTGDGVLDIVTGSQVFDAAGTLLLDTATANQSNFYATQDWKSPWPAVGDFDADGKPEVVVVDNLNHALVVWRYDAAAPGKFAIVRPALDINGPLSPSLCPAGSWGSTHGGGPPTIADFNGDGTPDVAMAGGVGYAVLDGKKLVDAAVPGNEAFLWIKQTSDCSSASTGSTVFDFDGDGKAEVVYSDQQRLRVYEGPTGNVLWERCNTTATLIENPVVADVDNDGHADIVAVSNAYGQSSASLQCNDGVSIAQSGVRIFGDTSGKWVRTRRVWNEHAYHITNVEEDGTIPAKELPNYLQPGLNNFRQNKQPGSEFAAPDAVVSLAPVCFGPYGLVAVVRNVGEASLPAGVVVGFYKGNHPNGELLGQGTTSKVLYPAESESVLLPLAGAPGDVVNGTVPIYAVVDDTSVPHPAWTECRTDNNVSAPASGACNSPK, from the coding sequence ATGCGACGACGGTTTGCCTTCCTGGTACTTTCTTCATCGGCCGCGGCCCTGCTCGCGGCGCTGGGTCAAGGGTGCGGGGACGGTGGATCATCTTCGGGGGGCGCGGGCGCGGCCTCGGGCAGCACGACGGGCACGGGCGGCATGGGCGGATCGTCGTCGTCGGGGACGGGCGGCGACGACACGCTCTTCGACGCGGGGAGCTGCCCGACCGGCGAGGCGTGTGATGGCGGCGTCTGCGCAGGCGGCGTGTGCTGCGCGGTGGACCTCGCGTGCGGCGACGCGTGTTGCGGCGGCGGCCAGGTCTGCTCGTTCCAGAAGTGTGTGACGCCCGGGGCGAGCTGTGCCGAGTCGGGCGACTGCGCGGCGGGCGAGTATTGCGAGTTCTCGCTCGGTGATCCGCAGGGCACGGACGGCGGCGTGGACGCGGGGTGCATGGGCGGGGCGCAGGTGCCCTCGGGCAAATGCCTGCCGAAGCCGCCGACGTGCGCGCTGGGCATGCCCGCGCCGAACCCGGGTGATCCGCTCACGTGCCTCGAGTCCTGCCAATACAAGCCCGTGGCATCCACGTTCGCGCCCGAGCTCAAGTTCGCCTGGGGCGGGCAGCTCGTGGCGCCTTTCTCGACCGACGTGATGATGTCGCCGATCGTGATCGAGCTCGACGACGACGACTGCGACGGGAAGATCACGGCGAAGGACATCCCGGAGATCGTGTTCACGACCTTCACGGGCGGCGCCTACGGCGGCGCCGGGATCCTGCACGCGATCAGCGTCGTGGGCGGGCAGGTCGTGGAGAAGTGGACTGCGCCGGGCATCCACCCGACGAAGCAGCTCGCGGCCGGCAACATCGACGGCGCGGCGGGCAACGAGGTCGTCGCGTGCGCCGAGGGCGCGGACGCGGGCGTGCGCGCGCTGAAGGGCGACGGGAGCCTGCTCTGGACGACGCCGCCGATGCGTTGCTTCATGCCCGCGGTCGCGGATCTCGACGGCGACGGGACGGTGGAGGTCGTGGTCGAGGGCGGCATCCTCGACGGCGCGACGGGCGCGGTGAAGGCCTCGTTCTCGACGGAGCTTTCGAGCTCGTTCGTCGTCAGCGACGTGACCGGTGACGGCGTGCTCGACATCGTGACGGGCAGCCAGGTCTTCGACGCGGCCGGCACGTTGTTGCTCGACACGGCGACGGCGAACCAGAGCAACTTCTACGCGACGCAGGACTGGAAGAGCCCCTGGCCGGCGGTCGGTGATTTCGACGCCGACGGCAAGCCCGAGGTGGTCGTCGTGGACAACCTGAACCACGCGCTCGTCGTGTGGCGGTACGACGCGGCGGCGCCGGGCAAGTTCGCGATCGTGCGCCCCGCGCTCGACATCAACGGCCCGCTCAGCCCCTCGCTTTGCCCCGCGGGGAGCTGGGGCAGCACGCACGGCGGCGGTCCGCCCACGATCGCCGATTTCAATGGCGATGGGACGCCCGACGTGGCGATGGCCGGCGGCGTGGGCTATGCGGTGCTCGACGGCAAGAAGCTCGTCGACGCGGCCGTGCCGGGGAACGAGGCGTTCTTGTGGATCAAGCAAACGTCCGATTGTTCGAGCGCCTCGACGGGCAGCACGGTCTTCGATTTCGACGGCGACGGCAAGGCCGAGGTCGTGTATTCGGATCAGCAGCGGCTGCGCGTCTACGAGGGGCCGACGGGGAACGTGTTATGGGAGCGGTGCAACACGACCGCGACCTTGATCGAAAACCCGGTCGTGGCGGACGTGGACAACGACGGGCACGCCGACATCGTGGCCGTGTCGAATGCCTACGGGCAGTCGAGCGCGAGCCTGCAATGCAACGACGGCGTGAGCATCGCGCAATCGGGCGTGCGGATCTTCGGCGACACCTCGGGCAAGTGGGTGCGCACGCGGCGCGTGTGGAACGAGCACGCCTACCACATCACGAACGTCGAGGAGGACGGGACGATCCCGGCAAAGGAGCTGCCGAACTACCTCCAGCCCGGCCTCAACAATTTCCGCCAGAACAAGCAGCCGGGCAGCGAGTTTGCCGCGCCGGATGCGGTCGTCTCGCTCGCGCCCGTCTGCTTTGGTCCTTACGGGCTCGTGGCGGTCGTGCGCAACGTGGGCGAGGCGTCCTTGCCCGCGGGCGTGGTCGTCGGGTTTTACAAGGGAAACCACCCCAATGGTGAGCTTCTCGGGCAGGGGACGACCTCGAAGGTCCTTTATCCGGCGGAGTCCGAGTCGGTCTTGCTCCCGCTCGCTGGGGCGCCCGGCGACGTCGTGAATGGGACCGTGCCGATTTACGCCGTCGTCGATGACACCAGCGTGCCGCACCCGGCCTGGACCGAGTGCCGCACCGACAACAACGTCTCGGCGCCGGCGAGCGGCGCCTGCAATTCGCCGAAGTAA